The following DNA comes from Amycolatopsis solani.
CGGTCCCCGCCTCGCCGCACCCACCTGGCTCCGCCGGTCCAGCCCGCGCCAGCGGGCCCCGGTTCGCCAGCTGGTGAAGGTCGCCAATGACTCATTCGGGACCTGGGAGGTCCCGAATGAGTCATTCGCGACACCGCCCGGCCCGCCCGCGCCGCCCGGCCCGCGCCGCGCCGCGCCGCCTGGCCCCGGCTCGGGACGTGCTTGGCGTCTCTTCCCGTCGCCAGGGCCTCTACCGGCGAGTAACGTCGACCACATGGGTGTCGCTGCTGACGAACGCCAGGCCTTGAGCTCCCTCCTCGCCGAACTCGGGCCCAACGCGCCCACGTTGTGCGAGGGGTGGACCACCCGTGACCTCGCCGCGCACCTCGTCGTGCGCGAGCACCGTCCCGACGCCGCGCCCGGGATCGTCATCCCGGCTCTCGCCGGGCACACCCAGAAAGTCCAGGACCGCTACGCCGCCAAGCCGTGGGCGGAGCTGGTCGGGCAGGTCAAAAGCGGCCCGTCCAAGTTCTGGCCGACCTCGATCGGTCCGCTCGACGAGCTGACCAACACCGCCGAGTTCCTCGTCCACCACGAGGACGTCCGGCGCGCGCAGCCCGGCTGGGAACCCCGGCCCGCCGACGGCACGCGGGACGCCGCCGCCTGGAAGTCGGCGAAACAGGCCGCCAAGCTCAACCTTCGCAAGGCGCCCGTCGGTGTCACACTGCGGACGAAAGACGGCCGCGAAGCCGCCGTCAAGACCGGGCCCGATCCCGTCACCGTCGTCGGCGAACCGATCGATCTGCTGCTGTTCGTGTTCGGCCGCGACGCCACGCACCTCGACTTCGAGGGCGACGCGGCCGCCGTCACGAAGCTGCAGGCCGTGAACCGTGGACTCTGACTGACACCCAGCGCCCCACCGGCAGCGCGACCACGATCGCAGCCAGCACCAGGTGCACGGCCATGAACGCGACCGCGGCCGGCACGCTCGGCGGGCCGCCGAGGAACACGATCATGTGCGACGCCCACTTCAGCTCGGTCGGCTTCGAACCCGCCGCCCAGACGTCGTTGAGCGCCCAGAACGTCAGGTCGTTCGCGCCGGAAATCACCACCAGGATCGACGCGATCCCGACCTTGAGCACGTTCGCCGTCCGCGCGCCGCCGAGGCGGTAGGCCAGCAGCGCGAACAGCACGATGAACGTCGTCACGAACAGCTCGAACTGGTACACCGGCTGGAAGGCGTCGTCCGAAGACGACGACCGCGCGAACTCCTGCACCCGCATCACCAGCTCGGTGTCCAAATAGGACATGTAGACGAACACGGCGAACACGATCAACGCCGGCCCGTACCGCCCGCGCGGGAACAGCGAGACCGTCAGCACCGCGAAGACGAACGGGCACAGCTTGAACGCCCAGTCGCCGACGTTGTCCAGCGTCTGGTCCGGCGGCAGCACCACCATGATCAGCAGCGCGGTGACCACCGCCGGGACGGCGGCCACCAGCCACAGCCACTGCCGCCGCCGGTACAGGGCGGCGAGCGGGCCGGGCGATTCCAAGAGCGTCACAGTTCCTTCTCCACCCAGAACGGTCCGAGGGCCAGCGCGTCGACGTCGGTCTTCAGGTAGCACGCGATCGCGTCGGCCGGGCTGGCCACGATCGGCTCGTTGTTGTCGTTGAACGAGGTGTTGACGACCATCGGCACCCCGGTCAGCTTCTCGAACTCGCTGATCATCCGGTAGTACAGCGGGTTGTCGGTACGGCTCACAGTCTGCACCCGCGCGGTGCCGTCGACGTGCGTGATCGCCGGGACCTCGGCGCGCTTGTCCGGCAGGACGTCGAACACCAGCAGCATCACCGGTGACGGGTAGTCGCTGACGAAGTACTCGCCCGCGCGCTCTTCCAGGCACGAAGGCGCGAACGGCCGGAACGCCTCGCGGTGCTTCACCTTCTCGTTCATCCGCGTCTTCGACTCCGGGTCGCGCGGGTCGGCGACGAGCGACCGGTTGCCCAGCGCCCGCGGGCCGCACTCCATCCGGCCCTGCACCCAGCCGACGATCTTGCCCTCGGCCACCTTCGCCGCCGTGTGCGCGGCGATGTCGCCGACGCGCTCGTACTCGACGCCGGCGTCCTGCAGCGCCAGCTCCATCTCGGCCTCGGTGTAGTCCGGGCCGGTGTAGGTGTAGCCGTCGCGCGGGCGCGGCTTGCCGTACTTCGACACCGAGACGTCGAGCGCCGCGCCGAGCGCGCAGCCGTCGTCGGCCGCCGCGGGCTGGGCGAAGAAGTCCTCGAACGGCGTTTCCAGCAGGATCCGCCCGTTCATGACGCTGTTCAACGCGACCCCGCCGGCCACGCACAGCCGCTTCGAGCCCGTCTCGCGCTGGAGCCACCGCGCCAGGTGCAGGCCGGCTTCTTCGAGCGTCACCTGCAGCGCGTACGCGATGTCGCAGTAGTGCTGGGGAACGGGGTTCGCCGCCGTGACGCGGGTTTTCGGCCGCGCGGGACCGAAGGTGTCGGTGAACTTCCGGGACATCACGTGCTTGCCGGTGCGGTGGTGGCCGAACCAGGACAGGTCCAGCTCGAACCCGCCGTCGTCGCCGAGGTGGATCAGCTGCTTGAACGCGTCGACGTAGGTGTCTTCGCCCAGCGGCGCGAGGCCCATGATCTTGCCTTCGTCGCGGGTCGGGTAGAAGCCGAGGTAACCGGTGACGCCGGCGTACATCGCGCCCAGCGAGTGCGGGAACTTGATCCGCCGCAGGTCCACGATCCGGTTGCCGCGGCCGTGCGCGAGGTAGGTCGCCGTGCCGTCGCTGCCGATGCCGTCGAAGGTGAGCACCGCCGACTCGTCCCACGGCGAGATGAAGTACCCGCTGGCCGCGTGCGCGCGGTGGTGGTCGACGAGGTGCGTCTTGAACTTCGTCGGCCCGGTCCAGCCGACGGCCGCCTTGACGTCGTCGGCCAGCGTGTAGGACCGCTTGATGTGCGCGAGGACCGCGCCGCCGACGTGGTAGTCGTCGTGGCCCTTCCCGCCGCCGGTCCGGAACGTGTCGACCATGCCCGCCGACTTGCCGCCCTCGTCGCCGTTCGCGTTGCGGAAGACGTCGAGCGTGCCGGGGAAGTACCGCGCGAACACCTTGGCCGCGTGGATGCCTTCCTTCCAGCGCTGCCAGTAGTAGGCCACGTGGTCGACGTCCGCGAGGGTGATCCCGGCGCGCTCCAGGCAGAACTTGATGGCCTCGGCGGGAAAGCCGCCGTCGTGCTTCACGCGGGTGAAGCGCTCCTCCTCGGCGAACGCGACGATCTCGCCGTCGCGCACGAGTGCCGCCGCCGAGTCGTGCACCCGGCTGATGCCCAGTACGTACATGATTCCTCCCAGTGGTTCAGTGCCGGCGGACCAGGCGCCGCAGCACGGCCGCCTTCACCGCGAGCGCGAGGACGAGCGCGGCGAACCCGCCGACCGGTCCGAGGACGGGGACGAGCAGCACCGCGCCCACGGCGGTGGCGACGAGCGAAACGACGGCGGTGCCGGACGTCAGCGTCAGCACCTTGCTGTTGGTGTTTTCGATCAGGAAGCCCGCGTACAGCCCGGTCGCGTACAGCGCCGTCTCGACGAGCACGAGCACCCCGAGGACGACGTAGGCGTCTTCCGCCGCGAGGAAAGCGCGGGTCCCGGGGATGGCGAGACCCGCGCCGAGCAGGAGGACCACGGCGATCCCGGCGCGTTCGACCAGCCGCAGCAGCGCGCCCGCCCGCGCCCGCCCGGCCGCCGCGCCCGTACCGCGCATCCGCCGCGACGCCGCCGGCTGGTGCAGCTTGAGCTGGTAGTACAGCAGCGAGCAGAACGCGCTCGACACCAGCAGCGCCAGGTAGAACGGGCCGCTGTCGGTGGTCCGGCCGGACAGCGCGAGCACCGCGAACACGACCGACGTCGAGATGACGTCGAGCAGCTCGGTCAGGCCGAGCAGGACCGTGCTCCGGCCGAACGCGGGCAGCAGCCGGTGCCCCGGTACCCCGCCGCCGCGCAGCCACGGCCGGGGCAGCAGGGCGACCGACGTACCGAGGATGACGAGGAGCCCGCCCAGCAGCACCGCCAAGTGCGTCTCCGGTGGCCAGCGCACCGCCCACGTCACACACGTCACGACGCCGACCACGACCGAGCCGGCGGCGAACGCCAGTGCGTCCAAAGTGGACTTCTCGCGCAACCGGTGCAGGCCGGACACCGTCATCAGCAGCCCGCCGGAGATCGACCAGGCCGCCGCCGTCAGGTACAGCGCCGCGTCCGACCGCGGTGCCACCACCAGCGCGGCGGCCGTCGCGGCCAGCACCGCCAGCACCGGCACCGCGGCGAGCCGGACCGCGAGCGCCGCGACGGCGTCCCGGGTCCGGTGCAGCCGCGGCAGGCTCTTCAGCGCGGACTTCTCCGCGGCGGCCGGCACGAAGTTGAGCCAGGTCATCAGGCCGAGCGCGTTCGCGAAGCGCCCGTAGTCGCGGGCGCCCCACGCCGTGATCAGGACCAGCCCCATCACCTGCACCGACAGCCGGAACACGCCCCGGCCGGCGAGCAGGCGCAGCACCACCGCGGGCCGTGGCGGCGCCACGACCGGTGCGGCGGCGACCGAAGGCCCCGTCACGGCAGGGGTACCGCCATGTCCTGGTCGTGCAGCAGGAACTTCAGCGTGCCGCGCACGGCGTTCTCCGCGCTGAGCAGCTCCGGCACCGAGTCCGCGGTGAGCACCACGTACCCGAGCTTGTGCCCCGCCTGCTCGTAGGGCCGGACGAACGAACCCTCGTCGGCGAACAGGTGCAGGCCCACCAGCCCGGGCAGCGCGCGCACGTCGGCCACACCGTCCACCCGGGACAGGTGCCCGCCGCGGTCGGACGCCAGGATGTGCACCAGCGTCGGCTTCGGCTCGTGCAGGTCCAGCCGCACCTCGTCGCCGGTGGCGGCGGCGATCCCGGCCGCGATCAGGTCGGCGCCGTGGCAGTGCGCGATCGCTTCCGCCAGCCCGTTGCCGCCCATCCGGGCGCCCATCTCGATGAGGTAGAGCCGCCCGTCGCGGCCGAGCACGGCGTCGAGCGTCAGCGGTCCGGTCCGGTAGCCGAGCTCGGTGCAGATCTGGTCGAGGGCTTCGATCAGGCTGAGCTCGACGTCGGCGGGCAGCTCGGCGGGCAGCAGGTGCGACGACGTCACGAAGAACGGCGGCGGCGTGAGCACCCGCTCGGTCACGGCGTGGAAGACGATCCGGCCGTCGACGACGAGCGCCTCGATGGTGAAGTGCGAGCCGTCCAGGTGCTCCTCCACGACCAGGCGGCCGGACGGCGAGAACGCCAGCGACTCGGTGAACGCCGTGGTCAGCCGGCCCGGTCCCGCGCACGAGACGACCCCGCGGCTGCCCGAGGAGTCGACCGGCTTGACCAGCGCCGGGAAGCGCAGCTGCTGGGCGGCGTGGACGAGCTCCGGGCCGGGACGGCCGTCGACGCTGCGGTAGCTCGGCAGGCCCAGGTGATCGCACAGCGCGCGGAACACCGCCTTGTCCGTCGACGCCTCCACCGCGTACCGCGGCAGGGGATCGGGCAGGCCCCAGTGGCGGGTCAGCCACGCCAGCGCCGGCAGGCCGACGTCGCTGGCCGGGCAGAGCACGCCCGCGAGGTCGCGGCGGCCCTCCAGTGCCGCCGCGATCTGCTCCGGTGCCCGCACGCTGACCTGCAGGAACTCGTCCGCGTACGCCACCGCGGGCGCGGTGGGCCGGACGTCGACGCAGAGCGTGCGGAACCCCAGCTCCCGCGCCCGCTCGTAGGTGCTGACCGAACCGTCCGCGCCCCCCAGGATCACCAGGGTTCTCGCGGGGTCCTTCTTCGAACTGGTCACGCCGAAACGCCTTTCCCCAGGTGCACATCGATGAGCCGGGGACCCGCCGGGTCCGCCGGGGTGAAGAGCCGGTCCTCGGCGTCGACGACGACGTTCGCTTCCCGGACGTAGAACTGCCGTGGCCGCGGCTGGCCCGCGCCGACCACGACGAGGTAGCGCACGGTCAGCGACGCCACCAGCAGCAGCACCGCGAGCAACGCGAACAGCAGCGTGGCGGTGACCCCGGCGCCGAGCAGGCCGAACGCCGCCGCGCCGCCGGCGAGCACCGCGATCCCCGCGGCCAGCAGGGCCGTCGCGGACGCCGCCGTCGTGAGCCGCCGGGTGAACCCGACGAAGAGTTCGATGGCGTGCGAAGCCAGGAACCCGAAGCCCACTTTGGACTCGCCGCGTTCGCGCGCCCGGTGTGCGACCTGGACGCAGGTGTACCGGCTGGTCAGCCGGGGCACGGTGGCGAGGAAGTACGGCGTGCCCAGCCGCAGGTCGACGATCTTGCGGGCCAGTTCCGCGCGGACCAGCCGGAACGCCGTGGCGCCCGGCGGGATCTCGATGCGCAGCACGCGCCGGCCGAGGAAGTGGAACGCGGCGGTGCCCCACCGCCGCAGCCGCGGGTCCTGGCGGTTGGTGCGGACGCCGAACACCGCGTCGTTGCCCAGCTCGGCCGCCGCGACGAGCTTCTCCGCCTCGGCGGCGGGGAACTGCTGGTCGGCGTCGACGTGCAGGACCCACGGCAGCGACGCGTAGCGGTAGCCGGCCGAGAAAGCGGCTTCGAAGCCGAAGTTCCGAGAAAAGGACAAATACCGCACGCGCGCGTCCGCGGCCGCGAGCGCGCGGATCTTGTCCAGCGTTCCGTCGGTGCTCCCGTCATCGACGTAAAACAGTTCCAGTGAATAGTGACCTAGTTCGTTGGTTATTTCCCGAT
Coding sequences within:
- a CDS encoding TIGR03085 family metal-binding protein, which codes for MGVAADERQALSSLLAELGPNAPTLCEGWTTRDLAAHLVVREHRPDAAPGIVIPALAGHTQKVQDRYAAKPWAELVGQVKSGPSKFWPTSIGPLDELTNTAEFLVHHEDVRRAQPGWEPRPADGTRDAAAWKSAKQAAKLNLRKAPVGVTLRTKDGREAAVKTGPDPVTVVGEPIDLLLFVFGRDATHLDFEGDAAAVTKLQAVNRGL
- a CDS encoding glycosyltransferase family 2 protein: MTTPFPGPAHSGLSVVIPCFNEVENVEPSYREITNELGHYSLELFYVDDGSTDGTLDKIRALAAADARVRYLSFSRNFGFEAAFSAGYRYASLPWVLHVDADQQFPAAEAEKLVAAAELGNDAVFGVRTNRQDPRLRRWGTAAFHFLGRRVLRIEIPPGATAFRLVRAELARKIVDLRLGTPYFLATVPRLTSRYTCVQVAHRARERGESKVGFGFLASHAIELFVGFTRRLTTAASATALLAAGIAVLAGGAAAFGLLGAGVTATLLFALLAVLLLVASLTVRYLVVVGAGQPRPRQFYVREANVVVDAEDRLFTPADPAGPRLIDVHLGKGVSA
- a CDS encoding carbamoyltransferase family protein; protein product: MYVLGISRVHDSAAALVRDGEIVAFAEEERFTRVKHDGGFPAEAIKFCLERAGITLADVDHVAYYWQRWKEGIHAAKVFARYFPGTLDVFRNANGDEGGKSAGMVDTFRTGGGKGHDDYHVGGAVLAHIKRSYTLADDVKAAVGWTGPTKFKTHLVDHHRAHAASGYFISPWDESAVLTFDGIGSDGTATYLAHGRGNRIVDLRRIKFPHSLGAMYAGVTGYLGFYPTRDEGKIMGLAPLGEDTYVDAFKQLIHLGDDGGFELDLSWFGHHRTGKHVMSRKFTDTFGPARPKTRVTAANPVPQHYCDIAYALQVTLEEAGLHLARWLQRETGSKRLCVAGGVALNSVMNGRILLETPFEDFFAQPAAADDGCALGAALDVSVSKYGKPRPRDGYTYTGPDYTEAEMELALQDAGVEYERVGDIAAHTAAKVAEGKIVGWVQGRMECGPRALGNRSLVADPRDPESKTRMNEKVKHREAFRPFAPSCLEERAGEYFVSDYPSPVMLLVFDVLPDKRAEVPAITHVDGTARVQTVSRTDNPLYYRMISEFEKLTGVPMVVNTSFNDNNEPIVASPADAIACYLKTDVDALALGPFWVEKEL
- a CDS encoding ATP-grasp domain-containing protein yields the protein MTSSKKDPARTLVILGGADGSVSTYERARELGFRTLCVDVRPTAPAVAYADEFLQVSVRAPEQIAAALEGRRDLAGVLCPASDVGLPALAWLTRHWGLPDPLPRYAVEASTDKAVFRALCDHLGLPSYRSVDGRPGPELVHAAQQLRFPALVKPVDSSGSRGVVSCAGPGRLTTAFTESLAFSPSGRLVVEEHLDGSHFTIEALVVDGRIVFHAVTERVLTPPPFFVTSSHLLPAELPADVELSLIEALDQICTELGYRTGPLTLDAVLGRDGRLYLIEMGARMGGNGLAEAIAHCHGADLIAAGIAAATGDEVRLDLHEPKPTLVHILASDRGGHLSRVDGVADVRALPGLVGLHLFADEGSFVRPYEQAGHKLGYVVLTADSVPELLSAENAVRGTLKFLLHDQDMAVPLP